The following are encoded in a window of Dethiobacter alkaliphilus AHT 1 genomic DNA:
- a CDS encoding AtpZ/AtpI family protein, with amino-acid sequence MVKYRPEDFSGFGLAINLALSISIPLLAGVLLGQFLGRQFGNAPLFVLVGVILGLIAGFRQAMRMLLKK; translated from the coding sequence GTGGTAAAGTATCGCCCGGAGGACTTCTCAGGTTTTGGTTTGGCAATTAACCTGGCATTAAGTATTTCCATTCCCTTACTTGCCGGAGTGCTGCTGGGCCAGTTTCTGGGAAGACAATTTGGCAACGCGCCCCTTTTTGTTCTTGTTGGTGTGATTTTGGGGTTGATTGCTGGGTTTAGGCAGGCTATGCGGATGCTCTTAAAGAAATAG
- a CDS encoding acetyl-CoA C-acetyltransferase — MKKAVVVSAVRTAVGSFGGSLKGVQAVDLGGLVIKEALRRAGVDGATVDEVIMGNVLQAGLGQNPARQATIRAGLPVDVPALTINKVCGSGLKAVNLAAAAVMVGDAEIVVAGGMENMSQAPYLVPGARWGQRMGDGKLVDSMLTDGLTCAFDGIHMGITAENIAADFCIPREDQDALAAESQRRAVAAIESGRFKDEIVPVEVPQRKGDPVIFDTDEFPKKGSTADVLAKLRPAFKKDGTVTAGNASGLNDGAAAVVVMSAEKAAELGLEPLAEIKASASAGVEPRIMGTGPINASKKALAKAGMELGDLELIEANEAFAAQALSVAKTLSFNMDAVNVNGGAIAIGHPIGASGARIFVTLLHEMKKRDAKTGLATLCIGGGQGVATVVARS, encoded by the coding sequence GTGAAAAAAGCTGTAGTAGTAAGTGCAGTACGAACCGCAGTAGGAAGTTTTGGTGGCAGTTTAAAAGGTGTACAGGCGGTGGATCTGGGTGGACTGGTAATTAAGGAAGCCCTGCGCCGGGCCGGCGTAGACGGTGCCACAGTGGACGAAGTAATTATGGGTAATGTACTGCAGGCCGGCCTGGGCCAGAATCCGGCCCGCCAGGCAACCATTCGCGCCGGGCTGCCGGTGGACGTGCCTGCCCTCACCATCAACAAAGTTTGCGGCTCCGGCTTAAAAGCGGTGAATCTGGCAGCAGCTGCGGTTATGGTGGGCGATGCGGAAATCGTGGTGGCCGGCGGCATGGAAAACATGAGCCAGGCGCCGTATTTGGTTCCCGGAGCCCGCTGGGGGCAGCGTATGGGCGACGGCAAGCTGGTAGATTCCATGCTCACCGACGGTCTCACCTGCGCTTTTGACGGCATTCATATGGGCATTACCGCAGAAAACATTGCTGCTGATTTCTGCATCCCCCGGGAAGATCAGGATGCCCTGGCGGCGGAAAGTCAGCGCCGTGCCGTGGCCGCCATTGAATCGGGCCGCTTTAAAGATGAAATTGTTCCCGTAGAAGTGCCCCAAAGAAAAGGTGATCCGGTAATTTTTGATACCGACGAATTCCCCAAGAAGGGTTCCACCGCCGATGTGTTGGCCAAGCTCCGTCCCGCCTTCAAAAAAGACGGTACGGTAACTGCCGGTAACGCTTCCGGCTTAAACGACGGTGCCGCCGCTGTGGTGGTAATGTCGGCGGAGAAAGCGGCCGAACTGGGCCTGGAGCCGCTGGCAGAAATCAAGGCTTCCGCCTCCGCCGGGGTAGAGCCGCGCATTATGGGTACCGGCCCCATTAACGCTTCCAAGAAGGCTTTGGCCAAAGCCGGCATGGAGTTGGGAGATCTGGAACTGATTGAAGCCAATGAAGCGTTTGCCGCCCAGGCACTGTCTGTGGCCAAAACTCTTTCCTTTAATATGGATGCCGTTAACGTCAACGGCGGAGCCATTGCCATCGGTCATCCCATCGGTGCCAGCGGGGCAAGAATCTTTGTTACACTGCTACATGAAATGAAAAAACGTGATGCCAAAACAGGCCTTGCCACCTTATGTATTGGGGGCGGACAGGGTGTGGCCACTGTGGTGGCTCGTTCCTAA
- a CDS encoding lysylphosphatidylglycerol synthase transmembrane domain-containing protein gives MPNSMPVSKRGIFVSLALSVGSLALIMFFTVDEKTVESVLRLDPGFLVIATLMVAVLWGVEGLRIKAIAHSLGYTDPLPLRDGTRVYLVTFFFAGITPMAVGEWPAQVYGLCRSGLSAGESTAVSLVRAFLTKSVFVLAAAFLLFVDGRAAQGSGPIFILFRYAFWVMIATTAVYLLLMWRAGLAQSLLQKLQQFRHFQSFYEKRPKVRRFVDNLLNEANHFQDTVGYINKQNGLRFLVPMLLTVLFWGIFYSIAPVLLAGLGVAVDFHTTIAWQVMIMLVIPYVPIPGGSGVAEFGLATLFAAFVPASVLGVFILAWRFFTYYLTLIFGAIFMGGLGKKV, from the coding sequence ATGCCAAATTCAATGCCTGTCAGTAAACGTGGTATCTTCGTTTCACTGGCACTGAGTGTGGGGTCTTTGGCCCTGATTATGTTTTTTACCGTGGATGAAAAGACCGTAGAAAGCGTGCTCCGCCTGGATCCCGGTTTTTTGGTTATTGCCACTCTGATGGTGGCTGTTTTGTGGGGCGTGGAGGGTCTGCGCATCAAGGCCATTGCCCATTCCCTGGGATATACCGACCCTCTGCCGCTGCGCGACGGCACCCGGGTCTATCTGGTGACCTTCTTCTTTGCCGGCATCACCCCTATGGCGGTGGGAGAGTGGCCGGCACAGGTCTACGGACTCTGCCGCTCCGGGCTGTCGGCGGGTGAATCCACCGCCGTTTCCCTGGTTCGCGCCTTTTTAACCAAAAGCGTCTTTGTTTTGGCCGCCGCCTTTCTTTTGTTTGTGGACGGCCGCGCTGCCCAGGGCTCCGGCCCCATCTTTATTTTGTTTCGCTATGCCTTCTGGGTGATGATTGCCACCACCGCCGTCTACCTGCTCTTGATGTGGCGGGCGGGGTTGGCCCAGTCGCTGTTACAGAAACTGCAACAGTTCCGTCATTTCCAGTCTTTTTACGAAAAAAGGCCCAAGGTCCGCCGGTTTGTAGATAACCTGCTCAATGAAGCCAACCACTTTCAGGACACGGTGGGTTATATTAACAAGCAAAACGGGCTGCGCTTTTTGGTGCCCATGCTTTTAACCGTTCTTTTCTGGGGTATCTTTTACTCCATTGCCCCGGTGCTTTTGGCCGGACTGGGTGTGGCGGTGGATTTTCACACCACCATCGCCTGGCAGGTAATGATTATGCTGGTTATTCCCTACGTTCCCATTCCCGGAGGCAGCGGCGTGGCTGAGTTTGGGCTGGCCACACTTTTTGCCGCCTTTGTTCCTGCCAGTGTTCTGGGGGTTTTTATTCTGGCCTGGCGCTTCTTTACCTATTACCTGACCCTGATTTTCGGAGCCATCTTCATGGGCGGGCTGGGAAAAAAAGTTTAA
- a CDS encoding deoxycytidylate deaminase, which yields MRPSWDAYFMEITHVVAGRSTCLRRKVGALIIKDKRILATGYNGAPSGLAHCQDVGCIREQQQVPSGERHELCRALHAEQNAILQAALYGVSIQHATLYCTTHPCVMCAKMIINAGMKEVVIVKTYPDTMAAALLDEAGVTVRYLEEPSAC from the coding sequence ATGAGACCATCCTGGGATGCATATTTTATGGAAATTACCCATGTGGTGGCAGGCCGGTCCACCTGCCTGCGCCGCAAAGTAGGTGCTTTGATTATTAAAGACAAACGGATTCTGGCCACCGGTTACAACGGTGCCCCCAGCGGCCTGGCTCACTGCCAGGACGTGGGCTGTATCCGAGAACAACAACAGGTGCCCTCCGGTGAACGTCATGAATTGTGCCGGGCGCTGCATGCCGAGCAAAACGCTATCCTGCAGGCGGCCCTGTACGGCGTCTCAATTCAGCACGCCACCCTGTACTGCACCACACACCCTTGTGTAATGTGTGCAAAAATGATTATTAACGCCGGCATGAAGGAAGTAGTCATTGTCAAAACCTACCCGGATACCATGGCCGCCGCCCTCCTGGATGAAGCTGGAGTGACGGTCCGTTATCTGGAAGAACCGAGCGCCTGTTAG
- the glyA gene encoding serine hydroxymethyltransferase: MSTLSLFDPEIAQSIEKEHHRQQSGIELIASENYVSQAVLEAQGSVLTNKYAEGYPSKRYYGGCEFVDEVETLARKRAVELFGAEHANVQAHSGASANMAVFLAALKVGDTVLGMNLSHGGHLTHGSPVNISGKYFNIYSYGVNRETGYLDYDEVEALATKHKPKMIVAGASAYARIIDFAAFRQIADKVGAYLMVDMAHIAGLVAAGLHPTPIPHAEFVTSTTHKTLRGPRGGLILCRQEYAAAIDKAIFPGLQGGPLMHVIAAKAVSFKEALQPEFGTYARQVVANAKTFASRLKKHGFNLVSDGTDNHLMLVDLRNKGLTGKQAEEVLDEVGITANKNTVPFDTESPFVTSGLRIGTPAVTSRGMQEDEMEKIADMIADILHNIGDEVVKARVKEQVKELCAAFAIYQ; the protein is encoded by the coding sequence ATGTCCACATTAAGTCTTTTTGATCCGGAGATTGCTCAATCCATTGAAAAGGAGCATCACCGGCAGCAAAGCGGAATTGAACTTATTGCTTCAGAGAACTATGTCAGCCAGGCGGTGCTGGAAGCACAAGGGTCTGTGCTGACCAATAAATACGCAGAAGGGTATCCCTCCAAACGCTACTATGGGGGATGCGAATTTGTGGATGAGGTGGAGACTCTGGCCCGCAAGCGCGCTGTGGAGCTCTTTGGCGCAGAGCATGCCAACGTGCAGGCCCACTCCGGAGCCAGCGCCAATATGGCGGTATTTCTGGCGGCACTGAAAGTGGGTGACACCGTGCTGGGCATGAATTTGTCCCACGGCGGACATCTGACCCACGGCAGCCCGGTTAATATTTCCGGCAAGTATTTCAACATCTATTCCTACGGGGTAAACCGCGAAACCGGTTATCTTGATTATGACGAAGTGGAAGCGTTGGCCACCAAGCACAAGCCGAAAATGATTGTGGCCGGTGCCAGTGCCTACGCCCGCATCATCGACTTTGCAGCGTTTCGCCAGATTGCCGATAAGGTAGGCGCCTACCTGATGGTAGACATGGCTCATATTGCCGGCCTGGTGGCGGCGGGGCTCCATCCCACTCCCATTCCCCACGCGGAGTTTGTTACCTCCACCACCCATAAAACACTGCGCGGCCCGAGGGGTGGCCTGATTCTCTGCCGCCAGGAGTATGCCGCAGCAATAGACAAGGCCATTTTCCCCGGACTGCAGGGCGGCCCGCTGATGCATGTCATTGCCGCCAAAGCGGTGAGCTTTAAGGAAGCACTGCAGCCTGAATTTGGTACTTATGCCCGCCAGGTGGTGGCCAATGCCAAAACCTTTGCCTCCCGGCTGAAAAAACACGGTTTTAACCTGGTCTCCGACGGTACCGATAACCATCTGATGCTTGTGGATTTGCGCAATAAAGGGTTGACCGGCAAGCAGGCCGAGGAAGTTTTGGATGAGGTGGGAATCACCGCCAACAAAAACACGGTGCCCTTTGACACGGAAAGCCCCTTTGTTACCAGCGGGTTGCGTATCGGCACTCCCGCCGTTACCTCCCGGGGTATGCAGGAAGATGAAATGGAGAAAATAGCGGACATGATTGCCGATATATTGCATAATATAGGAGATGAGGTTGTAAAGGCGCGGGTCAAAGAGCAGGTAAAAGAGCTCTGTGCCGCTTTTGCAATCTACCAGTGA
- the rpiB gene encoding ribose 5-phosphate isomerase B, which produces MKIAIASDHGGFKLKKHIAEYLKEKGYTYKDFGTLTEESVDYPDFAILVAEAVAQGEYDLGILCCGTGIGVNMVANKVPGIRAAHCHDTFSARMTREHNDANVLTMGERVIGRGLAIEVVEAFLQGEYAGGRHACRVEKIKEIEARFLDPDKSGH; this is translated from the coding sequence ATGAAAATTGCCATTGCCAGTGATCATGGCGGTTTTAAACTAAAAAAACACATTGCCGAATATCTGAAGGAAAAGGGTTATACATACAAAGACTTCGGTACACTGACTGAAGAATCGGTGGATTATCCCGATTTTGCCATATTGGTGGCCGAAGCGGTGGCCCAGGGTGAGTATGATCTGGGTATTCTCTGCTGCGGCACCGGAATCGGTGTGAACATGGTGGCCAATAAAGTGCCGGGAATTCGGGCCGCCCACTGTCATGATACATTTTCCGCCCGCATGACCCGGGAGCACAACGATGCCAATGTGCTGACCATGGGTGAGCGGGTCATCGGCCGGGGACTGGCCATTGAAGTTGTGGAAGCATTTTTACAGGGTGAATACGCCGGTGGGCGCCACGCCTGCCGTGTGGAAAAAATAAAAGAAATTGAAGCCAGGTTTCTGGATCCGGATAAGTCCGGTCACTAA
- a CDS encoding low molecular weight protein arginine phosphatase: MKKKLFFVCTGNTCRSPLAKVLAAAALARANVTDWVVDSAGMQAFSGQSASAGAMAVAREMGLDLSLHQSRLLTEELLAEADLVLVMTRTHKQALLSAAPQAASKVYVLKEFVGEDGDVADPFGGGPAEYSHAARELEGLMPRLVEKLAK; the protein is encoded by the coding sequence GTGAAGAAAAAACTGTTCTTTGTCTGCACCGGCAATACCTGCCGCAGCCCGCTGGCCAAGGTGCTGGCCGCTGCTGCGCTGGCAAGAGCCAATGTAACCGACTGGGTTGTGGATTCCGCCGGAATGCAGGCTTTTTCCGGCCAGTCCGCCAGCGCCGGGGCCATGGCTGTGGCCCGGGAGATGGGCCTGGACTTATCCCTTCACCAGTCCAGGCTGCTGACAGAGGAGCTGCTTGCTGAAGCGGACCTGGTGCTGGTGATGACCCGGACCCATAAGCAGGCGCTGCTTTCCGCCGCGCCGCAGGCAGCCTCTAAAGTATACGTATTAAAAGAATTTGTGGGTGAGGACGGTGACGTAGCCGACCCCTTTGGTGGGGGACCTGCAGAGTATAGTCATGCTGCCCGGGAGTTGGAGGGACTCATGCCCCGCCTGGTGGAAAAGTTGGCAAAATAA
- a CDS encoding L-threonylcarbamoyladenylate synthase — translation MAGEKKLHTRVIDARDINKAQEQIAQAGRILAGGGLVAFPTETVYGLGANALNGPAVEKIFNAKGRPSDNPLIVHVDRADKIRELAQNIPPEAWCLAKHFWPGPLTLVLPKQEIVPREVSGGLKTVAVRIPDHPVALALLKTAGVPVAAPSANLSGRPSPTTAGHVLDDLDGRIDAVVDGGPCGVGVESTVLSIENGQPVVLRPGGVTPEQITQVLGKVCAVAAWQEQSGDAPPSPGLKYTHYAPQAPMYLLLGKPEAVAEKMQAMRDEFWAQSQKVGLLLSRELSNRVTADAVEVLGERDRPVELAANLYSALRRLDETDCDVILAEGYNDEGMGFALMNRMAKAAGPRVLCLE, via the coding sequence GTGGCAGGGGAAAAGAAACTGCATACCCGGGTGATAGACGCCCGTGACATAAACAAAGCACAAGAGCAAATTGCCCAGGCCGGGCGCATCCTGGCCGGCGGCGGACTGGTGGCCTTTCCCACAGAAACGGTCTATGGTTTGGGCGCCAACGCCCTAAACGGCCCTGCTGTGGAAAAGATATTTAATGCCAAAGGCCGGCCCTCCGATAATCCCCTCATCGTTCATGTGGACAGGGCGGATAAAATTCGGGAGCTGGCGCAAAACATACCGCCGGAGGCCTGGTGCCTGGCCAAGCATTTTTGGCCCGGGCCGCTGACGCTGGTATTGCCAAAACAGGAGATTGTGCCCCGTGAGGTTTCCGGAGGACTAAAGACCGTGGCGGTGCGCATACCGGATCATCCGGTGGCGCTGGCGCTCTTAAAGACAGCGGGCGTGCCGGTGGCCGCCCCCAGTGCCAATCTGTCGGGACGGCCAAGCCCCACCACCGCCGGACATGTGCTGGATGATCTGGACGGCCGCATCGATGCGGTGGTTGACGGCGGACCCTGCGGCGTGGGGGTGGAATCCACGGTGTTGTCCATAGAAAACGGCCAGCCGGTGGTGCTGCGCCCCGGCGGAGTCACACCGGAGCAGATAACACAGGTGCTGGGAAAGGTTTGTGCCGTGGCCGCCTGGCAGGAACAGTCCGGAGATGCACCGCCTTCCCCGGGCCTTAAGTATACCCATTACGCACCGCAGGCGCCAATGTATCTGCTTTTGGGAAAGCCCGAAGCGGTGGCCGAAAAGATGCAAGCGATGCGGGATGAGTTTTGGGCCCAGAGTCAGAAAGTAGGGCTGCTTCTTTCCCGGGAGCTGTCGAACCGGGTTACCGCCGATGCGGTGGAAGTGCTGGGCGAGCGGGACAGGCCTGTAGAGCTGGCCGCTAATTTATATAGTGCCCTGCGGCGCCTGGATGAAACAGATTGTGATGTGATTTTAGCCGAAGGGTATAATGATGAAGGCATGGGCTTTGCCCTGATGAACCGGATGGCAAAAGCCGCCGGACCAAGAGTTTTGTGTTTGGAGTGA
- the larB gene encoding nickel pincer cofactor biosynthesis protein LarB, with amino-acid sequence MDKKHLRTLLCHVENGDLKVDEALERLRHLAYEDLGFAKVDHHRCLRQGFPEVIFCPGKTTEQIVQIAQRMADTTANVLATRTTPEVFAALSEVFPDAEYHELAKAVVVNRDQTDCGRGKVLVVAAGTADLPVAEEAALTVEVMGSRVERLYDVGVAGIHRLFDNHDKLMSANVLVVVAGMEGALASVVGGLVDKPIIAVPTSVGYGANFGGLSALLTMLNSCATGVSVVNIDNGFGGGYSAALINRVQLEE; translated from the coding sequence ATGGACAAAAAGCATTTACGCACACTACTGTGTCATGTGGAAAACGGAGATTTAAAAGTGGATGAAGCGTTGGAGCGCTTACGGCACCTGGCCTATGAAGACCTGGGCTTTGCCAAGGTGGATCATCACCGCTGCCTGCGCCAGGGCTTTCCTGAAGTAATTTTTTGCCCGGGCAAAACCACCGAACAAATCGTACAAATTGCCCAACGGATGGCCGACACCACCGCCAATGTGCTGGCCACCCGGACCACACCGGAGGTCTTTGCCGCATTAAGCGAGGTTTTTCCCGATGCGGAATACCATGAACTGGCCAAAGCGGTGGTGGTAAACCGGGATCAGACAGACTGCGGCCGGGGGAAGGTGCTGGTGGTTGCGGCCGGGACCGCCGATTTGCCGGTGGCCGAAGAAGCGGCACTTACCGTCGAGGTGATGGGCAGTCGGGTGGAACGTTTGTATGATGTGGGGGTGGCCGGCATCCACCGGCTCTTTGATAACCACGACAAACTGATGTCGGCCAACGTGCTGGTGGTGGTGGCGGGCATGGAAGGGGCGCTGGCCAGCGTGGTGGGCGGCCTGGTGGATAAGCCCATCATAGCAGTACCCACCTCAGTGGGCTACGGCGCCAATTTTGGCGGGCTGTCCGCTCTGCTTACCATGCTTAACTCCTGTGCCACCGGGGTCAGCGTGGTAAACATTGACAACGGGTTTGGCGGCGGCTACAGTGCCGCGCTGATTAACCGCGTGCAACTGGAGGAATAA
- the larC gene encoding nickel pincer cofactor biosynthesis protein LarC, with translation MKILYFDCFAGASGDMLLAALLDAGASEEFVREELAKLPLTDYELQLTRVVKKGISALNVTVDVAEDKQPHRHFKDIAAMLQNCGLTPEVMEMSLGIFRRLAEAEGKVHGKEPEAVHFHEVGAVDSIVDIVGIAAALFSLGADRLYSSALHTGSGFVRCAHGELPVPAPATLELLNGFPAYSRGIETELLTPTGAAVLTTVAEFSHLPAMTVTGNGYGAGKKDLPMANLLRVIVGETKEKSAYVTEKAVVLEANIDDMNPEFFSYITGKLFDCGALDVTLQPVQMKKNRPGTMISVLTKAEHAEDLAQILFSETTTLGIRRFKADKLMLPRRRQEVETEYGPVRIKIAELNGEIINAAPEYEDCRNLAEKTNTPLKTIYQAAQNAWNQQIK, from the coding sequence ATGAAAATCCTGTACTTTGACTGTTTTGCCGGAGCCAGCGGCGATATGCTTTTGGCAGCCCTTTTAGATGCGGGAGCATCGGAGGAGTTTGTCAGAGAGGAACTGGCAAAACTGCCCCTGACAGATTATGAACTACAGCTTACCCGGGTGGTAAAGAAAGGAATTTCAGCCTTAAATGTCACCGTAGACGTAGCTGAAGATAAACAGCCCCACCGCCACTTTAAGGACATTGCCGCTATGCTGCAAAATTGCGGCCTCACTCCGGAAGTTATGGAGATGAGCCTGGGAATTTTTCGCCGCCTGGCGGAAGCCGAAGGCAAGGTCCACGGCAAGGAACCTGAAGCTGTCCACTTTCATGAAGTGGGCGCGGTGGATTCCATTGTGGACATAGTGGGCATAGCCGCAGCATTGTTTAGCCTGGGGGCAGACAGGCTTTACTCATCGGCTCTGCATACCGGCAGCGGCTTTGTGCGCTGCGCCCATGGGGAACTGCCGGTACCGGCGCCGGCCACCCTGGAGTTGTTAAACGGCTTCCCGGCTTATTCCCGCGGCATTGAAACCGAACTGTTAACCCCCACGGGAGCAGCGGTGCTCACCACAGTGGCCGAGTTTTCCCACCTGCCGGCCATGACCGTTACCGGCAATGGTTACGGTGCAGGCAAAAAAGATTTGCCCATGGCCAACCTGCTGCGGGTGATTGTGGGAGAAACAAAAGAAAAAAGCGCCTATGTAACGGAAAAAGCGGTGGTTTTGGAAGCAAACATCGACGACATGAACCCGGAGTTTTTTAGTTATATAACCGGCAAATTATTTGACTGTGGCGCCCTGGATGTAACGCTGCAGCCGGTGCAGATGAAGAAAAACCGTCCCGGCACCATGATTTCGGTGTTAACCAAAGCTGAACATGCCGAGGACTTAGCGCAAATTCTCTTTTCTGAAACCACCACACTGGGCATCCGCCGTTTCAAAGCAGACAAACTGATGCTGCCTCGCCGCCGACAGGAAGTGGAGACTGAATACGGCCCGGTAAGAATAAAAATCGCCGAACTAAACGGCGAAATTATCAACGCGGCCCCGGAATACGAAGACTGCCGGAATCTGGCCGAAAAAACCAACACACCCCTTAAAACCATCTACCAGGCAGCCCAAAACGCCTGGAACCAACAAATAAAATAA
- the larE gene encoding ATP-dependent sacrificial sulfur transferase LarE, translating into MEQFTEKKAKLTTILEEMGSVLVAFSGGVDSSVLLAMASGTLGDKVLAVTAASETYLSEEQEVAERLAAKLQVPLQVIETEELAIPAFQDNPPERCYYCKHELFGKLTEVAKANGLQYVADGSNADDVGDWRPGMKAAAELGVRSPLKEAGFTKEDVRRLARELNLENWNKPAMACLSSRFPYGQAITKEKVNQVAAAERYLRKLGFEQLRVRHHGDTARIELPPTQLAEAVPHAPQIVEHFRQIGFTYISLDLAGYRTGSMNEVL; encoded by the coding sequence ATGGAACAATTCACAGAAAAAAAAGCTAAACTTACCACCATATTGGAAGAAATGGGAAGTGTACTGGTGGCTTTCTCCGGAGGCGTGGACTCATCGGTGCTTTTGGCCATGGCTTCCGGCACTTTGGGTGACAAGGTGCTGGCGGTTACCGCAGCTTCGGAAACCTATCTGTCCGAAGAGCAGGAAGTGGCGGAGCGCTTAGCCGCTAAACTGCAGGTCCCCCTGCAGGTCATTGAAACGGAAGAACTGGCCATCCCCGCCTTTCAGGACAACCCGCCGGAGCGCTGCTATTACTGCAAACATGAACTGTTTGGCAAACTCACCGAAGTGGCCAAAGCCAACGGGCTGCAGTATGTGGCCGACGGCTCCAACGCCGACGATGTGGGCGACTGGCGCCCGGGCATGAAAGCCGCCGCCGAACTGGGCGTGCGCAGCCCCTTAAAAGAGGCGGGATTCACCAAAGAAGATGTGCGCCGGCTGGCCCGCGAACTGAATCTGGAAAACTGGAACAAGCCGGCCATGGCCTGCCTTTCTTCCCGTTTCCCCTACGGCCAGGCCATAACCAAAGAAAAGGTAAACCAGGTGGCCGCCGCTGAACGCTATCTGCGAAAACTGGGCTTTGAGCAGCTGCGTGTCCGCCACCACGGCGACACCGCCCGCATCGAACTGCCCCCGACCCAACTGGCCGAAGCCGTCCCCCACGCCCCCCAAATAGTGGAGCACTTCCGCCAAATCGGCTTCACCTACATCTCCCTGGACTTAGCCGGCTACCGCACCGGCTCCATGAACGAAGTCCTCTAA
- a CDS encoding YibE/F family protein, which translates to MTGKSYQALRYAGLFLLIFLLLAAPAQANEPVFSDETDTVDLRGRVISVEDLEPDGEASQFVELEQLVTIEITSDPFKGQQHTILNELMGHPLFDIYVEEGRQVILWGEVDPDDGTLLQIYLQDYVRDTYLYYVLGLFVLVLVLAGGKKGLLTLVTLTVTIALVARVLLPLLLQGYPPIPTTLVVAVLITLVTLLGIGGLQRKTLAAVIGTAGGVVVAGTLALLVGNLANLTGFSSEEAQMLMYMEGTIDVRGLLFAGIIVGALGAVMDVAMSIASASHEVYCANPAICVRDQFRAAMNVGRDVMGTMANTLILAYLGTSMSLLLLFMGYEVSYSSMINMDLVATEVIRALSGSIGLVTAVPLTALFAGLLTVRTTKPAENSVNK; encoded by the coding sequence ATGACGGGGAAAAGTTATCAGGCTTTGCGTTATGCGGGCCTTTTTTTGCTTATATTTCTGCTTCTTGCCGCACCGGCTCAGGCCAATGAGCCGGTGTTTTCCGACGAAACCGACACTGTGGACCTGCGGGGACGGGTGATTTCGGTGGAGGACTTGGAACCGGACGGTGAGGCAAGCCAGTTTGTGGAACTGGAACAGTTGGTTACCATTGAAATTACCAGCGACCCTTTTAAGGGCCAGCAGCATACCATTCTCAACGAACTGATGGGACATCCGCTCTTTGATATTTATGTGGAAGAAGGCCGGCAGGTGATCCTTTGGGGCGAAGTGGACCCCGACGACGGCACCCTGCTGCAGATTTACCTGCAGGACTATGTGCGCGACACCTACCTGTACTACGTGCTTGGTTTGTTTGTCCTGGTGCTGGTGCTGGCAGGCGGCAAGAAAGGCTTATTAACGCTGGTTACTCTCACGGTGACCATTGCCCTGGTGGCCAGAGTGCTATTGCCGCTACTCTTGCAGGGCTATCCGCCCATTCCCACCACCCTTGTGGTGGCAGTGCTGATAACGTTAGTTACACTGCTTGGCATCGGCGGCCTGCAGCGCAAGACGTTGGCTGCGGTTATCGGGACAGCAGGCGGTGTGGTGGTGGCGGGAACATTGGCTCTCTTAGTGGGTAATCTGGCCAACCTCACCGGTTTTTCCAGTGAAGAGGCACAAATGCTGATGTATATGGAAGGGACCATTGATGTGCGCGGCCTGCTCTTTGCCGGCATTATTGTGGGCGCCCTGGGCGCTGTGATGGACGTGGCCATGTCCATAGCCTCCGCTTCCCACGAGGTATACTGCGCCAATCCGGCCATCTGTGTTCGCGATCAGTTTCGTGCCGCCATGAATGTGGGCCGCGATGTGATGGGGACCATGGCCAACACCCTTATTCTGGCGTACCTGGGCACCTCAATGTCCCTGCTGTTGTTGTTTATGGGCTATGAGGTCAGTTATTCCTCCATGATTAACATGGACCTGGTGGCCACGGAAGTGATTCGCGCGCTAAGCGGCAGTATCGGCCTGGTAACCGCTGTGCCGCTCACCGCACTGTTTGCCGGACTGCTCACCGTCCGTACCACCAAACCTGCGGAGAACTCTGTTAACAAGTAA